The Crocinitomicaceae bacterium genome includes a region encoding these proteins:
- a CDS encoding DUF262 domain-containing protein produces the protein MQKYSVNQQLIETLLAWVRSGEIAIPEIQRPFVWDSSKVRDLMDSLYQGFPVGYVIAWQNPNVRLKDGTVSAGKKILIDGQQRVTALTAAILGEYVVDKTYKRVKIKIAFNPLEEKFEVQNPAILKDKNWIPDISEALNGSISILKLVRTFKEQNPDADEDFIERSFSNLLNIPKKQIGMIELSADLDIETVTEIFIRINSKGVVLSQADFAMSKIAANTDYDGNILRKAIDYFCHLTISPEFYKHIIDNDPEFAKTEFFAKMAWLKSENEDLYDPDYNDLIRVAFTSQFNRGRISDLVSLLSGRNFETRTFEESITEQSFDTLKVGVNNFINETNFKRFLMIIKSAGFISPKLIRSQNAVNFAYALYLKLKDQNVNSVKIETYVRRWFVMSILTGRYSGSPESTFDYDIKQVASRPFEEIIKEKEEGELSDAYWNAALPQNLDTSVASSPYFHVFLASQVKANDKGFLSRDVTVGDLISLRGDIHHLFPKDYLKKNGYERGKYNQIANYVYMQSEINIKVGNKAPKDYFDLVKTQIDHGKLVSGISTAAELENNLKANCVPLSIAEMTELDYTEFLTQRRFLMAQKMKEYYFSL, from the coding sequence ATGCAAAAGTATTCAGTCAATCAACAACTCATAGAAACCCTTCTAGCATGGGTTCGCAGTGGTGAGATAGCCATACCAGAAATTCAACGCCCTTTTGTATGGGATAGTTCGAAGGTTCGTGATTTGATGGATAGTTTGTATCAGGGTTTTCCTGTGGGTTATGTCATTGCGTGGCAAAATCCGAACGTTAGATTGAAGGATGGAACGGTAAGTGCTGGTAAAAAAATATTGATTGATGGCCAACAGCGTGTAACTGCATTAACTGCTGCCATACTGGGTGAATACGTGGTTGATAAAACTTATAAGCGTGTAAAAATTAAGATTGCGTTTAATCCACTTGAAGAGAAATTTGAAGTTCAAAATCCAGCAATCTTAAAAGATAAAAATTGGATACCTGATATTTCTGAAGCACTTAATGGCAGCATCAGTATTTTAAAATTGGTACGCACCTTTAAAGAGCAAAACCCGGATGCGGATGAAGATTTCATAGAAAGATCTTTTTCAAATTTATTAAACATTCCAAAAAAACAAATTGGGATGATCGAGCTGTCAGCTGATTTGGACATAGAAACAGTCACTGAAATTTTTATTCGAATTAACTCTAAAGGGGTGGTGTTGAGTCAAGCTGATTTTGCCATGAGTAAAATTGCTGCCAATACAGATTACGATGGAAATATTTTGCGCAAGGCAATTGATTATTTCTGTCACTTGACTATATCGCCAGAGTTTTATAAGCATATCATTGACAACGATCCTGAGTTTGCCAAAACAGAATTTTTTGCAAAAATGGCATGGCTGAAAAGTGAAAATGAAGATTTGTATGATCCGGATTATAATGATTTAATTCGCGTTGCATTTACCTCACAATTCAATCGTGGTAGAATATCTGATTTGGTCAGTCTATTATCAGGTCGTAACTTTGAAACAAGAACGTTCGAAGAAAGTATTACAGAACAATCTTTCGATACACTCAAAGTTGGTGTAAACAATTTCATCAACGAAACAAATTTCAAGCGCTTTTTGATGATTATAAAATCGGCAGGTTTTATTTCGCCTAAATTGATTCGATCACAAAATGCGGTGAACTTTGCTTACGCGCTTTATTTAAAATTAAAAGATCAAAATGTCAATTCGGTTAAGATAGAAACCTATGTTCGGCGTTGGTTTGTAATGTCTATACTTACAGGTAGATATTCTGGATCACCTGAATCTACGTTCGATTATGACATCAAGCAAGTTGCGAGTAGACCATTCGAAGAAATAATCAAAGAAAAAGAAGAGGGAGAATTATCAGACGCATATTGGAACGCAGCACTACCGCAAAATTTGGATACTTCTGTTGCCAGCAGTCCGTACTTCCATGTTTTTCTGGCGTCGCAAGTAAAAGCAAATGACAAAGGATTTTTATCACGCGATGTAACAGTTGGTGATTTAATTTCTTTACGTGGAGATATTCATCATTTGTTCCCGAAAGACTATTTGAAAAAGAATGGATACGAAAGAGGCAAGTACAATCAAATTGCAAACTATGTGTACATGCAGTCAGAGATCAACATTAAAGTTGGCAACAAAGCTCCAAAAGATTATTTTGATTTGGTCAAAACACAGATCGATCATGGTAAATTAGTCAGTGGTATCAGCACCGCAGCAGAACTCGAAAACAATTTAAAGGCTAACTGTGTTCCGCTCAGCATAGCAGAA
- a CDS encoding SHOCT domain-containing protein → MKVVFMGIMGPWQTTIIVGVLGFIGLIIAVVVLSNSRAKHKAKSEALDTVVKTHSINSSDNLDKIERLNKMRESGALTQDEFESEKKKILR, encoded by the coding sequence ATGAAAGTAGTTTTTATGGGAATAATGGGGCCATGGCAAACAACGATAATTGTCGGAGTTCTTGGATTCATTGGTTTGATAATTGCTGTGGTGGTTCTGTCAAACAGTCGTGCAAAACACAAAGCAAAATCAGAGGCTCTAGATACAGTGGTCAAAACGCATTCAATAAATTCATCTGATAATTTGGACAAAATTGAACGACTAAATAAAATGCGTGAATCTGGTGCATTGACACAAGATGAATTTGAATCTGAAAAGAAGAAAATATTACGTTAA
- a CDS encoding HsdR family type I site-specific deoxyribonuclease, protein MTDLKEFHIEQAAIEWLEQMGYEHVHGASFTREARTVVLEDVLQNFIAKKYPQLPAEMVKEAAKEFTNNVGADLEYRNRDFHLKLTKGIDISWKQNEKENALHIYPIDFENPENNTFYCVNQLEIVGRNRRIPDLLIYINGLPLIIFEFKNWFDHNTTENEAFNQIQHYKQDIPLLFEYNALTIISDGKTAQHGMFPASMEWFAPWKSVNGKDIVDENDFQLHSLLHGLFGKDRLLNYLKHFIFFEDHNGTLIKKGAKYHQYFGVNFAVEKTKDSIKPIGDGRIGVIWHTQGSGKSISMAIYTGILRQLPELKNPTIVVQVDRNDLDWQLYENFVLCKDIVGEVTHATSTDELRRLLDTDAGGVIFTTIEKFRLKNSSPKGVVRRTEGVGAGEHQAALEKFFKPYLSIIDENGFTKAGFLKYNDKLGDHVKANRYAENLSEVLLWNQLKRDKLGVDFHRQKPIGHYIVDFFCPELMLAIEVDGSVHDSEEAQQRDAKRQKNLEDLGINFLRFSASAVEKLMDSVLLDIKNYIKEHKTEFRLSLVHRGVLNRKPELKGHLPSPPQGGKVDAGEFASELERTSSLCDPSELELTSSLGNELGEIVHPVLSSRDNIIVIADEAHRTQYGLLDGYAANLRTALPNASFIGFTGTPIDKKDADTEELFGEVIHTYDIKQAVEDGATVPIYYEPRLAKLHLANENIDEEVDEITEANSDERFMKWAAIEDAAGSQDRVEKIAADILRHFTNRTETLEGKAMIVCMSRRNCVKMFDAITKLEGCPEVAVIITSNISKDPPEWKEHVRTKDQFETIKKRFKNPDDPLKIVIVRDMWLTGFDAPIINSLYVDKVMTGHNLMQAIARANRVFADKQSGVIVDYIGIGDQLKSATDKYTAGGGRGETKIDIEKALEMFIDQVGKCKSHLPAEIDYSKWRALTSGDKMMLINQGTNAILKTDQLADQFMKDEKVLTGLVSIVKSREELAEYALDVIYVQHISAAVRKAKSIVIGKKDNQKKVRDLISQSIESDQIIDVFAMAGIARPDVSILNEDFLLGAKKDKSGLALKIELMRNILKGEIALRLHKNIRKYNSLKEEIEKVIEQYHKNAIDSYTTILELVERAKEMQEEEKRQKELGISDEELAFYDIIHAKKEIIQEAGPIQNVVHAVCKAVKDNLEIDWTKKEDAKAAIRLAIKRELRGKVDLDQLNKILQEIMEQAEGQFKNWPEVG, encoded by the coding sequence ATGACCGATTTGAAAGAATTCCATATTGAACAAGCTGCCATTGAGTGGTTAGAGCAAATGGGCTATGAGCATGTGCATGGTGCAAGTTTTACACGTGAGGCGCGCACGGTGGTATTGGAAGATGTATTACAAAATTTTATTGCAAAAAAATACCCGCAACTACCGGCTGAAATGGTGAAAGAAGCAGCCAAAGAATTCACTAACAATGTCGGTGCAGATTTGGAATATCGCAACCGTGATTTTCATTTAAAATTGACCAAAGGAATTGATATCTCCTGGAAACAAAATGAGAAAGAAAATGCGCTGCACATTTACCCAATCGATTTTGAAAATCCAGAAAACAATACTTTTTACTGCGTCAATCAATTAGAAATTGTTGGGCGCAATCGTCGCATTCCTGATTTGTTGATTTATATAAATGGTTTGCCTCTCATCATTTTTGAATTTAAAAATTGGTTTGATCACAACACCACAGAAAACGAAGCTTTCAATCAAATACAACATTACAAACAAGATATTCCGCTTTTGTTTGAGTACAATGCGCTCACCATTATCAGTGATGGTAAAACGGCGCAGCACGGCATGTTTCCGGCAAGCATGGAATGGTTTGCTCCCTGGAAATCTGTCAATGGAAAAGACATTGTAGATGAAAATGATTTTCAGTTGCACTCTTTATTGCATGGATTATTTGGCAAAGATCGTTTACTGAATTACCTCAAACATTTTATATTTTTTGAAGATCACAACGGAACTTTAATTAAAAAAGGCGCCAAGTATCACCAATATTTTGGAGTCAATTTTGCAGTAGAAAAAACCAAAGATTCTATTAAGCCTATTGGTGATGGCCGCATTGGTGTCATCTGGCATACGCAAGGCTCTGGTAAAAGTATTTCAATGGCCATTTACACCGGTATTTTGCGTCAGTTACCGGAGCTCAAAAATCCAACCATTGTAGTGCAAGTTGACCGTAATGATTTGGATTGGCAACTCTATGAAAATTTTGTTTTGTGTAAAGATATTGTAGGTGAAGTTACGCATGCAACAAGCACAGATGAATTGCGCCGTCTTTTAGACACCGATGCCGGAGGCGTTATCTTCACCACCATTGAAAAGTTCCGCCTTAAAAATTCCTCCCCAAAGGGAGTTGTCCGCAGGACGGAGGGGGTCGGGGCGGGGGAACACCAAGCCGCACTTGAAAAATTCTTCAAACCCTATTTAAGCATCATTGATGAAAATGGTTTCACAAAAGCCGGATTCCTAAAGTACAATGATAAATTAGGTGATCATGTCAAAGCTAACCGATACGCAGAAAATTTATCTGAAGTATTACTTTGGAATCAACTCAAACGAGATAAATTGGGAGTTGATTTTCACCGGCAAAAACCAATCGGTCATTACATCGTAGATTTTTTCTGCCCTGAACTTATGTTGGCAATTGAAGTAGATGGATCGGTGCATGATAGTGAGGAAGCTCAGCAGAGAGACGCTAAAAGGCAGAAGAATTTAGAAGATTTAGGAATTAACTTTCTTCGTTTCTCTGCTTCGGCAGTTGAAAAATTGATGGATAGCGTTTTACTAGATATTAAAAACTATATCAAGGAACATAAGACTGAATTTAGACTGAGTTTGGTGCATAGGGGTGTGTTGAATCGTAAGCCAGAGCTGAAGGGACACCTCCCTAGCCCTCCTCAAGGAGGGAAGGTTGACGCGGGGGAATTCGCAAGCGAATTGGAGCGGACTTCGTCGCTCTGTGACCCAAGCGAATTGGAGCTGACTTCGTCGCTCGGAAATGAATTAGGTGAAATTGTACATCCCGTTTTATCATCAAGAGATAACATCATTGTCATTGCAGATGAAGCGCACCGCACCCAATACGGTTTGTTGGATGGTTACGCCGCCAATTTAAGAACTGCTTTACCCAATGCGTCATTCATAGGTTTCACCGGAACACCCATTGATAAAAAAGATGCGGATACCGAAGAATTATTTGGTGAAGTGATTCACACTTATGACATCAAACAAGCTGTTGAAGATGGTGCCACCGTTCCAATTTATTATGAACCCCGTTTGGCAAAATTGCATCTGGCAAATGAAAATATTGATGAGGAGGTTGACGAAATCACAGAGGCCAACAGTGATGAACGCTTCATGAAATGGGCCGCCATAGAAGATGCGGCAGGCTCACAAGATAGAGTAGAAAAAATTGCAGCAGATATTTTGCGTCACTTCACCAATCGAACAGAAACGCTTGAAGGTAAAGCCATGATTGTTTGTATGAGTCGCAGAAATTGTGTGAAGATGTTTGATGCCATTACAAAATTAGAGGGATGTCCTGAAGTAGCGGTCATCATCACCTCTAATATTTCAAAAGATCCACCAGAATGGAAAGAACATGTAAGAACAAAAGATCAATTTGAAACAATCAAAAAGAGATTTAAAAATCCAGATGATCCTTTGAAAATTGTCATTGTGCGTGACATGTGGTTAACAGGTTTTGATGCGCCTATTATTAATTCTCTGTACGTGGATAAAGTAATGACCGGTCATAATTTGATGCAAGCCATTGCACGCGCCAACCGAGTTTTTGCAGATAAACAATCAGGCGTCATTGTAGATTATATTGGAATTGGTGATCAATTAAAATCTGCAACAGACAAATACACCGCAGGTGGTGGTAGAGGTGAAACTAAAATTGATATTGAGAAAGCATTAGAAATGTTCATTGATCAAGTTGGAAAATGTAAATCACATTTACCCGCTGAAATTGATTACAGCAAATGGCGCGCATTGACATCTGGTGATAAAATGATGTTGATCAATCAAGGAACTAATGCTATTTTAAAAACAGATCAGCTCGCAGATCAGTTCATGAAAGATGAAAAAGTGCTGACTGGTTTAGTAAGTATTGTAAAAAGTAGAGAAGAGCTTGCTGAATATGCATTGGATGTAATTTACGTGCAACACATTTCGGCAGCAGTTCGCAAAGCAAAATCAATCGTCATCGGAAAAAAAGACAATCAGAAAAAAGTCCGTGATTTAATTTCACAGAGTATTGAATCAGATCAAATCATTGATGTATTTGCCATGGCGGGCATTGCGCGTCCCGATGTTTCTATTCTCAACGAAGATTTTTTATTAGGCGCCAAAAAAGACAAATCAGGCTTGGCATTAAAAATAGAATTGATGCGCAACATTCTGAAAGGAGAAATTGCTTTACGCTTGCATAAAAATATCCGCAAGTACAATTCACTCAAAGAAGAAATAGAAAAAGTCATTGAGCAATACCACAAAAACGCAATTGATTCTTACACCACCATTTTAGAATTGGTAGAGCGCGCCAAAGAAATGCAGGAAGAAGAGAAGCGCCAAAAAGAACTCGGCATCTCTGATGAAGAGTTAGCCTTCTACGACATCATCCACGCCAAAAAAGAAATCATACAAGAAGCCGGTCCAATTCAAAATGTTGTCCACGCCGTCTGCAAAGCCGTCAAAGACAATTTGGAAATTGACTGGACCAAAAAAGAAGATGCCAAAGCAGCAATTCGCCTCGCAATTAAAAGAGAACTTCGCGGAAAAGTTGATTTAGATCAACTCAATAAAATTTTACAAGAAATCATGGAACAAGCTGAAGGGCAATTTAAGAATTGGCCGGAGGTTGGGTAA
- a CDS encoding restriction endonuclease subunit S: protein MPNNWKKYKLGELVQHKKGFAFKSAWFESGGVPVVRISDTTENSINLSTCHRINNNLANDLRDYMLKFDEVVIATVGSWPPNYSSVVGKVIRVPKEAEGALLNQNAVKLISNHNLDNRFLYYSLKAERFLKYITTAAQGSANQASIKLTDIFDFIVDLPPLKEQQAIAEILSALDDKIELNLQTNKTLEEMANAYLQNTLKNNEPKKILLGDLISLQNGYAFKGDRFVTNGNHAVLKIKNINNGFVDIYSTDFIAEEEAFKLDAKFRVKSKDVLIAMTGAEIGKIGMVEQTTKTLWLNQRVGLLVPKFDYADKLAYLFVNSKEFQNFILNKSTGSAQPNISGSEIESIEIYGTKIEALKKSTEFISPLFDQMANNLKENNLLKQTRDYLLPKLISGEIRVKKDPLRPADTSPRGGSISTKELI from the coding sequence ATGCCAAACAACTGGAAAAAATATAAACTAGGTGAATTAGTACAGCACAAAAAGGGATTTGCTTTCAAATCCGCATGGTTTGAATCAGGCGGAGTTCCGGTAGTGAGAATATCTGATACTACAGAAAATTCAATTAATCTGAGCACTTGTCATCGAATTAATAACAATCTAGCTAATGACCTTAGAGATTATATGCTAAAATTTGATGAAGTCGTAATAGCGACAGTTGGTTCTTGGCCACCAAATTATTCATCTGTTGTGGGCAAGGTAATTCGTGTTCCTAAAGAAGCTGAGGGCGCTCTACTCAATCAGAATGCTGTTAAATTAATATCAAACCATAACCTAGATAATAGGTTCCTATACTATTCTCTTAAAGCAGAGCGGTTTTTAAAATATATAACAACGGCGGCACAAGGAAGTGCGAATCAAGCAAGCATTAAGCTTACGGATATTTTCGATTTTATCGTTGACCTCCCCCCCCTAAAAGAACAACAAGCCATCGCCGAAATCCTCTCAGCCCTCGATGACAAAATTGAACTAAACCTCCAAACAAATAAAACCTTAGAAGAAATGGCCAACGCTTATCTTCAAAATACTCTTAAAAATAATGAACCAAAAAAAATTTTATTAGGTGATTTAATTTCGTTGCAGAATGGATACGCATTTAAAGGAGATAGATTTGTTACAAATGGTAATCATGCAGTATTAAAAATTAAAAACATAAACAACGGTTTTGTTGACATTTACTCAACGGACTTTATCGCTGAAGAAGAAGCATTTAAACTTGATGCTAAATTTAGAGTTAAATCAAAAGATGTTTTAATCGCAATGACAGGAGCCGAAATAGGTAAGATAGGCATGGTAGAACAAACAACAAAGACATTATGGTTAAATCAGCGTGTAGGTTTATTAGTTCCAAAATTTGACTATGCAGATAAACTAGCGTACCTATTTGTCAACTCTAAGGAATTTCAAAATTTTATCTTGAACAAATCTACCGGCAGTGCACAGCCAAATATCAGCGGTAGTGAAATAGAATCAATAGAAATATACGGGACTAAAATCGAAGCGTTAAAAAAATCCACTGAATTTATCTCACCGTTATTCGATCAAATGGCAAATAATCTCAAGGAAAATAATTTATTGAAACAAACTCGTGATTACCTGCTCCCAAAATTAATCAGCGGAGAAATCAGAGTAAAAAAGGACCCCCTCCGTCCTGCGGACACCTCCCCGCGGGGAGGAAGTATTAGTACAAAAGAATTGATATGA
- a CDS encoding putative DNA binding domain-containing protein, protein MNTENKNTEYKSLKKVTGKSADFKALAETCVCLANAQGGMIFIGIEDEADVPPQAQKIGDGVINEVLKRLRDLTDSVGLANAERFAHENGGEYFSFSVLPSSRTIATTTSGKVFIRVGDECVPVGSDELTRLAAEKNAFQWELVTPFKMGINDVNLKEVSSFLKDIRASKKVSDFVKAKNDTELLEHYMLIRDGLLTNLGILWFGFPAQRGRIAYPISVQYLVYNDKGEKIRKLNWSNFDLNPKDLLLEIEKTAVELNYATEFPNGLFRKQVPHYAKEVIRELLVNAVAHKRYTISGDVFIEVYSDRLEITNPGGLPMGISKDNILHERQRRNPHLINILHDLGLMEGEGSGYDLIFEKLSRDGKTFPEIESDLNKLKVTVRSNTVDDEVLGIIDFISNNYSLTQKEIIVTGIVAQHKKIMTTTLSHLLQLPSEDRLRNWVGTLIQQSILISRGIKKGTEYLINPKIYSSAKINIKPSLKTIEPHRLGALIEEDLKYHLSSSKSEIHVRLGDISIQDVQKTIYKLVKEGVLIAEGPKKNRKYSLAKNK, encoded by the coding sequence ATGAATACTGAAAATAAAAATACGGAATATAAAAGTTTAAAAAAGGTAACTGGTAAATCAGCCGATTTTAAAGCTCTTGCGGAAACTTGCGTTTGTTTGGCAAATGCGCAAGGTGGCATGATTTTTATTGGAATCGAAGATGAAGCGGACGTTCCCCCTCAAGCTCAGAAAATAGGTGATGGTGTTATAAATGAAGTTTTAAAAAGATTAAGAGATTTAACTGATAGTGTCGGTTTGGCGAATGCTGAACGATTTGCTCACGAAAATGGTGGAGAATATTTTTCTTTTTCAGTTTTACCTTCATCGCGAACCATTGCAACCACTACGAGTGGAAAAGTCTTTATCAGAGTGGGTGATGAATGTGTACCTGTAGGTTCAGATGAACTTACACGGTTGGCCGCAGAAAAAAATGCCTTTCAGTGGGAGCTCGTTACTCCTTTCAAAATGGGTATTAATGATGTAAACTTAAAAGAGGTTTCAAGTTTTCTGAAAGACATTAGAGCATCTAAAAAAGTATCTGATTTTGTAAAGGCTAAAAATGACACGGAACTATTGGAGCATTACATGCTTATTCGCGATGGTCTCTTAACGAATCTAGGAATATTATGGTTTGGTTTTCCCGCACAACGGGGTCGAATTGCTTACCCAATAAGTGTGCAGTATCTTGTTTATAATGATAAGGGTGAAAAAATCCGAAAATTGAATTGGAGTAATTTTGATTTGAATCCGAAAGATCTATTGTTGGAAATAGAAAAGACGGCAGTTGAATTAAATTACGCAACTGAATTTCCAAATGGGCTTTTTAGAAAACAAGTTCCGCATTATGCGAAAGAGGTGATTCGAGAATTGTTGGTGAACGCAGTTGCTCACAAACGCTATACAATTTCTGGAGATGTTTTTATTGAAGTATACTCTGACCGTTTGGAGATTACAAATCCTGGCGGCTTGCCAATGGGTATTTCTAAGGATAATATTTTGCATGAACGGCAAAGAAGAAATCCACACCTGATTAATATTCTTCATGACCTTGGTCTGATGGAAGGTGAAGGTTCTGGATATGATCTCATTTTTGAAAAACTTAGCCGTGATGGAAAAACATTTCCAGAAATTGAAAGTGATTTGAATAAATTAAAAGTAACGGTCAGGTCAAATACAGTTGATGATGAAGTGCTTGGAATTATTGATTTCATTTCAAATAATTATTCGCTGACTCAAAAAGAGATTATTGTTACCGGTATTGTTGCTCAACATAAAAAAATAATGACAACAACTTTGTCTCATTTACTTCAATTGCCATCTGAAGACAGGTTAAGAAATTGGGTTGGTACTTTAATTCAGCAATCTATACTTATCAGCAGAGGAATTAAGAAGGGAACAGAGTATTTAATAAACCCCAAAATATATTCCTCGGCCAAAATTAACATTAAACCTTCATTAAAAACAATTGAGCCGCATCGGTTAGGTGCCTTAATTGAAGAAGATTTAAAATATCATCTGTCCAGCAGTAAATCTGAAATTCATGTACGTTTGGGGGATATTTCCATTCAAGATGTCCAAAAGACTATATATAAATTGGTAAAAGAAGGTGTTTTAATTGCCGAAGGACCTAAAAAGAATAGAAAATATTCTTTGGCAAAAAATAAATAA
- a CDS encoding amidohydrolase family protein, which produces MAKNLKFTAEEQAFIDDALQQIELCAKKRINDPAKNILDKNNFVFDAHSHVFDGKCVDADYMVIRMLNLEDNPLAKKLVRFIVRRIIREQIGDENTCQNANQLLDLIYAKRAAKHSLFHEIDLRVFEKDDADDSDDKEEKGLPTVDWIGLKKRIKEVFKILNSGKMESVYQYFQKHAIHHHFRGKDLISIQLGMDLESGWQGSISKTYHDQNKELLELSKHHPVLPFFPVHPDRVRKKNAAHKHNELYDAFIEAFKKGSPTFFGIKIYPSLGYLPADMALAPILEVCERANIPVTAHCGGEIISTFEDKIHTSEFRTPIVIHEENRKANARKLNDPINWIPVLEEFPKLRLNLGHFGSDWAWEKSENELHVRIQTILDLMQKYKNVYADFSFNLNNKKSSENFAKYLHSNDSSFAIMKTKTMFGTDFWVVVPQSNLKKDQKKFKKLTEGYHDALFAQNVINFLGLNEGDLLV; this is translated from the coding sequence ATGGCAAAGAATTTAAAGTTCACCGCAGAAGAACAAGCTTTTATTGATGACGCACTTCAGCAAATTGAACTGTGTGCAAAAAAAAGAATCAATGATCCGGCTAAAAATATTCTTGATAAAAACAATTTTGTATTTGATGCCCATTCACATGTCTTTGATGGAAAATGTGTAGATGCAGATTATATGGTTATCCGTATGCTGAATCTGGAAGATAATCCATTGGCAAAAAAATTAGTCAGATTCATTGTTCGCCGTATAATTCGTGAGCAAATTGGTGATGAAAACACTTGTCAAAACGCTAATCAATTACTTGATTTGATTTATGCCAAACGTGCAGCTAAACATAGTTTATTTCATGAAATTGATTTGCGTGTTTTTGAAAAAGATGATGCGGATGATTCCGACGATAAAGAAGAGAAAGGACTACCAACTGTTGACTGGATTGGTTTGAAAAAAAGAATCAAAGAAGTATTTAAAATTTTGAATAGCGGAAAAATGGAAAGCGTTTATCAGTATTTTCAAAAGCACGCTATTCATCACCACTTCAGAGGGAAAGATCTCATCTCAATTCAACTGGGTATGGATTTAGAATCAGGTTGGCAAGGCAGCATTTCAAAAACTTACCATGATCAAAACAAAGAATTGCTTGAGCTTTCAAAACATCACCCGGTCTTACCATTTTTTCCGGTGCATCCTGATCGCGTACGCAAAAAAAACGCCGCGCACAAACACAATGAATTGTATGATGCCTTTATAGAAGCATTCAAAAAAGGGAGTCCAACATTTTTTGGAATTAAAATATATCCATCACTCGGTTATTTGCCCGCTGACATGGCACTTGCCCCCATATTGGAAGTTTGTGAACGAGCTAACATACCAGTAACTGCACATTGCGGAGGTGAAATCATTTCAACCTTTGAAGATAAAATTCATACCTCAGAATTCAGAACACCCATAGTAATACATGAAGAAAACAGAAAAGCCAATGCGAGAAAATTAAATGATCCCATCAACTGGATTCCGGTACTGGAAGAATTTCCCAAACTGCGCCTCAACCTTGGGCATTTTGGCAGTGATTGGGCATGGGAAAAATCAGAGAACGAATTGCATGTTCGCATACAAACTATTCTTGATTTAATGCAAAAATATAAAAATGTCTACGCTGATTTTTCATTCAATTTGAACAACAAAAAATCATCAGAAAATTTCGCAAAATATCTTCATTCAAATGATTCATCATTTGCAATTATGAAAACTAAAACCATGTTTGGCACTGACTTTTGGGTAGTAGTTCCACAATCCAATCTCAAAAAAGATCAGAAAAAATTCAAGAAATTAACCGAAGGATATCACGATGCCTTGTTTGCACAAAACGTCATCAATTTTCTAGGGTTGAATGAAGGGGATTTGTTGGTTTGA